The Synechococcus sp. WH 8101 sequence GGTCAGCGCCCAGATCATTCTGATCATCATCATCGCCATCGGCAGCCATTCTCTTCACAGACCAGCTCTGACCCGAAGGCTGCCGCGTCTACTCAGGGCCTTCATCGGACCAGCCGTCGCTGGCCTTGTGGTGCTGATTCTTCAACAACACCAGCACGCCAACGGCCTGATGTGGTTTCTCTCAGCGGCCTGGCTCGGCTGGGCACTCCTGCTCCTGCTGGAAAGAGGCCTGCTTCGGGTGCTGCCGGCCCAACGAGTGCATGAACTGCTAAGCCGTCTTTTGAGACCACTCTATTTGCTCCTCATCGTTCTGCTGTTGATCAACCGACTGGATAGTCTTCAGGATCTGGCTGTCATTGGCGTGGGCCAGTTCTTTGGCGCTGAGTTGACCCTTGGCAAACTCTTTGGCTCCTTGCTGATCAGCTATTTGCTGCTCATCGGTAGCGGCCCACCGGCAGCTGGTTTCGCCTGGGTGATGCAGAAACTGATCGGTTACAGCGACGGCAGCCGCAAGGCGCTGGAGCTGATCATTCGTTATGTCGTCGTGGGAATCGGCATTACCGCAGTTGGCATGCAAATTGGCCTCAATGCCACCGCCTTGGTGGCCATCGCCGGTGGCTTATCGGTGGGCCTGGGCTTTGGCGTCAAAGAAGTATTTTCCAACTTCATCAGCGGGATCTGGCTGTTGTTTGAAGGCTCGGTGCGACCCGGGGAAGTGTTGATGGTGGATGGGGATCCTTGTGAAGTGCGCCGACTCGGCCTGCGCGCCACCCTGCTCTGGCGCGACCGAGACAACGCCGAACTACTGATCCCCAATCAGATGTTCTTCACCGATCAGGCCACCACTTATACCGCCAGTGATCGGATGCGCCGGAGCGAAATCCGCATTGGCGTTGCCTATCGCCATGATCCACGCACGGTGCTAGCTCTACTGGAACAGACTGCGCTCAGCGTTCCGCGCGTGCTGAATCAACCAGCACCTCGTGCGCTTCAGGTGGCTTATGACGATTACGCCATCACCTATTCCCTGCGCTACTGGATCGCCAATCCGATGGACAACATCGGCATCATCAGCGAAGTGAATCAAGCGATCTGGATCGCCTTCAAACACGAAGGCATTGAAATCCCATTGCCACAACGCGTGAACACCATTCGTGACTGGCCCACGCTCACGCACGAGCCAGACGCTGAAGATAGCGATCTCTCGAGCCCGCATTGATCCAGCCGGTGGCAATCGTTTTGCTCTG is a genomic window containing:
- a CDS encoding mechanosensitive ion channel family protein yields the protein MNELFQEVLGWLGYLERPEVSAQIILIIIIAIGSHSLHRPALTRRLPRLLRAFIGPAVAGLVVLILQQHQHANGLMWFLSAAWLGWALLLLLERGLLRVLPAQRVHELLSRLLRPLYLLLIVLLLINRLDSLQDLAVIGVGQFFGAELTLGKLFGSLLISYLLLIGSGPPAAGFAWVMQKLIGYSDGSRKALELIIRYVVVGIGITAVGMQIGLNATALVAIAGGLSVGLGFGVKEVFSNFISGIWLLFEGSVRPGEVLMVDGDPCEVRRLGLRATLLWRDRDNAELLIPNQMFFTDQATTYTASDRMRRSEIRIGVAYRHDPRTVLALLEQTALSVPRVLNQPAPRALQVAYDDYAITYSLRYWIANPMDNIGIISEVNQAIWIAFKHEGIEIPLPQRVNTIRDWPTLTHEPDAEDSDLSSPH